In a single window of the Planctomycetia bacterium genome:
- a CDS encoding IS630 family transposase (programmed frameshift): MKRYVVRLEAVERRRLKELVSTGRAAAYKIRHANILLQADESKSRPGWPDTRIAEGLAVSVRSIEYLRKRFVEEGLEACLAPKKRPFPPVAPKFDGRKEAKLVAVACSQPPKGYERWSLRLLADRVVELKIVDAVSHETIRRVLPKNELKPWQKKMWCIPPDQDAAFVCAMENVLEVYHRPYDPKRPVVCFDEKSKQLVSEVRRPMAAKRGQAARYDYEYERNGTANLFVFVEPLKGWRQVTVTSRRCKTDFAGQMRALVDLHYRRAEKITVVMDNLNTHTVSSLYAAFPPAEARRLMDKLDVVHTPKHGSWLNMAEIEFSVMEKQALNGRVPDEKALTKQVKAWESNRNHRSKRINWQFTTDDARVKLHRLYPQIET, translated from the exons ATGAAACGGTATGTGGTTCGGCTGGAGGCGGTGGAGCGGCGGCGATTAAAGGAGTTGGTTTCGACGGGCAGGGCGGCGGCCTACAAAATTCGGCACGCGAACATTCTGCTTCAGGCGGATGAATCGAAGTCACGACCGGGCTGGCCCGATACGCGGATCGCAGAAGGCCTGGCGGTGTCGGTTCGGAGCATCGAGTACCTGCGGAAGCGGTTTGTAGAGGAAGGATTGGAGGCCTGTTTGGCACCGAAGAAACGGCCCTTCCCGCCGGTGGCGCCAAAGTTCGACGGCCGCAAGGAGGCCAAACTTGTGGCCGTGGCCTGCTCGCAGCCGCCGAAGGGATACGAACGTTGGTCGCTCCGGCTGCTGGCCGACCGGGTGGTGGAATTGAAGATCGTGGACGCGGTGTCCCATGAGACGATCCGGCGTGTTCTTC CAAAAAACGAGTTGAAACCGTGGCAGAAGAAGATGTGGTGCATTCCGCCGGACCAGGATGCGGCGTTCGTCTGTGCGATGGAAAATGTTCTGGAGGTTTATCACCGGCCCTATGATCCGAAACGCCCGGTGGTCTGTTTCGATGAGAAGTCCAAGCAACTGGTCTCGGAGGTACGTCGGCCGATGGCGGCGAAGCGGGGTCAGGCGGCGCGGTATGACTATGAATACGAGCGCAATGGGACGGCGAATTTGTTTGTCTTCGTGGAGCCGCTCAAAGGTTGGCGGCAGGTGACGGTGACGTCGCGGCGTTGCAAAACCGACTTTGCCGGCCAGATGCGGGCGCTGGTGGACCTCCACTACCGCCGTGCGGAGAAGATCACCGTGGTGATGGACAATCTCAACACCCACACCGTGTCGAGCCTTTATGCCGCCTTCCCTCCAGCCGAGGCAAGACGGCTGATGGACAAGCTGGACGTGGTGCATACGCCCAAGCATGGATCGTGGTTGAATATGGCGGAGATCGAGTTCAGCGTGATGGAAAAGCAGGCTCTCAACGGCCGCGTCCCCGATGAAAAGGCCCTAACAAAGCAAGTGAAGGCATGGGAATCAAATCGGAACCATCGATCCAAACGAATCAACTGGCAGTTCACCACCGATGATGCCCGCGTGAAGCTCCATCGGCTTTACCCGCAAATTGAAACATGA
- a CDS encoding DUF4198 domain-containing protein, with protein sequence MNSKKKHLLRLINCVCLFGCAQAASAHDSWLITDQNKPNKGDEVWLSFVTGEEFPLGDKATAPGRVASFVDLTSDQRTDITGYLPQDKGLSVRRKLTTGGMHIIGIALRPNLITMKPDKFEAYIRKERAEAAVERFTARDDKQAEVVESYTKFGKTIISVEPSESGDKSFRKPLGHRLEIIPLTNPCAWKVGQTVKIEVLLDGYRWANVPVSLGYEGAGAHAYAVQTKTDKDGVASFPLARAGHAFLKAHVIRPLADLSKATWESYWASFTFRIQGDSRISDELRSIRGVHGELTPGAVLGYRAGAAALAELGLDRGTEALRVVHACPPSVSLASVADGIQAATGATLGRLNLELSPVSRAGDTRTTFVDRSSGQSLDVRFPLEVIDEIQSASEPFDVESLALRLATMPDEMLFTMRPVETSPRDPVLGALSRR encoded by the coding sequence GTGAATTCTAAGAAGAAGCACCTACTGCGTCTCATAAACTGCGTCTGCCTCTTTGGTTGCGCGCAGGCGGCCTCCGCCCATGATTCGTGGCTTATCACCGACCAAAACAAGCCCAACAAGGGCGACGAGGTCTGGCTTTCGTTCGTGACCGGCGAGGAATTTCCGCTGGGAGACAAGGCGACCGCCCCCGGACGGGTCGCGTCGTTTGTTGATCTGACCTCGGACCAGCGGACCGACATCACCGGCTACCTCCCGCAGGACAAGGGGCTCTCGGTCCGGCGAAAGCTCACGACCGGTGGCATGCACATCATTGGCATCGCCCTGCGGCCCAATCTGATCACCATGAAGCCTGACAAGTTCGAGGCGTATATTCGCAAGGAGCGCGCGGAGGCGGCCGTCGAGCGGTTCACCGCGCGCGATGACAAGCAGGCCGAGGTCGTCGAGTCGTACACCAAGTTCGGCAAGACGATCATCAGCGTGGAGCCCTCCGAGTCGGGCGACAAGTCATTCCGAAAGCCGCTGGGTCATCGGCTGGAGATCATCCCGCTGACGAATCCCTGTGCTTGGAAGGTCGGCCAGACGGTCAAGATCGAGGTCCTGCTCGACGGCTACCGCTGGGCCAACGTGCCGGTGTCGCTGGGGTACGAAGGGGCCGGCGCGCACGCTTACGCCGTGCAAACCAAAACCGACAAGGACGGCGTCGCATCTTTTCCGCTGGCTCGCGCGGGCCACGCGTTTCTCAAAGCCCACGTCATTCGGCCCTTAGCCGATCTGAGCAAGGCTACCTGGGAGAGCTACTGGGCGAGCTTCACGTTTCGCATTCAGGGCGACTCGCGCATCTCCGACGAGCTGCGGTCTATTCGTGGCGTTCATGGGGAGCTGACGCCAGGAGCGGTGCTTGGTTATCGAGCGGGCGCGGCGGCACTGGCGGAACTGGGTCTCGATCGCGGGACGGAGGCGCTTCGCGTCGTGCATGCGTGTCCGCCGAGTGTCAGCCTTGCGTCAGTGGCCGATGGGATTCAGGCGGCGACCGGCGCAACGCTGGGGCGATTGAATCTGGAACTCTCGCCGGTAAGCCGGGCGGGCGACACGCGAACGACCTTTGTCGACCGCTCCTCCGGCCAGAGCCTCGATGTGCGATTCCCGCTGGAAGTGATTGATGAGATTCAGTCGGCCAGCGAGCCGTTCGACGTCGAGTCGCTGGCGCTTCGGCTGGCGACGATGCCTGACGAGATGCTGTTCACCATGCGGCCCGTTGAAACATCCCCGCGCGATCCTGTTCTTGGCGCCTTAAGCCGCCGGTGA
- a CDS encoding ABC transporter ATP-binding protein, translating into MSILQVEHLRKSYNGTTAVVDVSFSIAAGEVFGLLGPNGAGKSTTINIIARLLRPDTGAVQVDGIASDDAERYKRRLGYVPQEISLAERMTAQENLSLIGRLYDVTGNLLKQRTDEVLARAGLKDRAHDLVKTFSGGMKRRLNIAAALLHDPILLLMDEPTAGVDPHARVHIFELIEQIAAEGKAVLYTTHYMEEAQRLCDRTAIIDHGRILTMGTLDELISRVDTKRDVILQGKGLCEASVAKLSAAMGGIAWKMEGDAARLSAAGDHRVIVSAARFAHECGIEPTSIRLQEANLETVFLELTGRVLRD; encoded by the coding sequence GTGAGCATTCTTCAAGTCGAGCATCTTCGCAAGTCTTACAACGGCACGACCGCGGTCGTCGACGTGAGCTTTTCGATCGCCGCCGGCGAGGTCTTCGGCCTGCTCGGCCCAAACGGAGCGGGGAAATCCACCACGATCAACATCATCGCCCGACTGCTTCGGCCCGACACCGGCGCCGTTCAGGTGGATGGCATCGCCTCCGACGACGCCGAGCGCTACAAGCGCCGATTGGGCTACGTGCCCCAGGAAATCAGCCTCGCCGAGCGCATGACCGCGCAGGAGAATCTGTCGCTCATCGGCCGGCTGTACGACGTCACCGGAAACCTGCTCAAGCAGCGGACCGACGAGGTGCTCGCCCGCGCGGGATTGAAGGATCGCGCACACGACTTGGTCAAGACGTTCTCCGGTGGGATGAAGCGGCGGCTGAACATCGCCGCTGCCCTGCTTCACGACCCCATCCTCCTGCTGATGGACGAACCGACCGCCGGCGTCGATCCGCATGCCCGGGTACATATCTTCGAGCTGATCGAGCAGATCGCCGCCGAGGGTAAAGCGGTCCTGTACACCACGCACTACATGGAAGAAGCCCAGCGGCTCTGCGATCGCACGGCCATCATCGACCACGGACGCATCCTGACCATGGGCACCCTCGACGAGCTGATTTCGCGCGTCGACACCAAGCGCGACGTCATCCTGCAGGGCAAGGGCCTCTGCGAAGCGAGTGTCGCCAAGTTGTCAGCGGCAATGGGTGGAATCGCCTGGAAAATGGAGGGCGACGCCGCGAGGCTCAGCGCCGCCGGAGATCATCGGGTCATCGTCTCGGCGGCCCGCTTCGCCCACGAGTGCGGCATCGAACCGACCTCGATCAGATTGCAGGAAGCAAACTTGGAGACCGTCTTCCTCGAATTAACCGGGCGAGTGCTGCGAGATTGA
- a CDS encoding bifunctional heptose 7-phosphate kinase/heptose 1-phosphate adenyltransferase: MIKTWERLCEIVDLGVGREVLLVGDFMIDRYLYGDAERISPEAPVPVLRVVRHQDALGGAGSVAADIAALGGIPHCVGIAGVDADADLLRALLRGVGADADGIESIAHRPTTRKTRLIGLAQHRHRQQLIRIDDENADPIDAAAAERLMQTVRKLLAKCQVVCIEDYNKGVITPGLAQAVIAEAKARGVPVLVDPASTTDYSRYAGATVMTPNRTETEKVTGLRLRNMDAVLAHAAVILEKCRTESVCVTLDADGAALIGPGGSFEHIPTKTRDVYDVTGAGDEVLAAMAVAVAAGASLREAVSLANVAGGLEVERFGCVPITRDEVIGEILLDNHQHLGKVRTLDHLLPELARRRSRQERIAFTNGCFDLIHAGHVANFRFCKQQADILVVGLNSDASVRSLSKADDRPIVGQADRAAVLAALADIDYVVIFDEPTPQALIEAVRPDVLLKGQDWNGKTIAGQEFVERHGGKVVLVPLVEGRSTSALIEKIRRV, from the coding sequence ATGATCAAGACCTGGGAACGACTGTGTGAAATCGTGGATCTTGGCGTCGGCCGCGAGGTTCTCCTTGTGGGCGACTTCATGATCGATCGTTATTTGTACGGCGACGCCGAGCGGATCAGTCCCGAGGCGCCGGTGCCGGTACTGCGGGTCGTGCGCCACCAGGATGCATTGGGCGGCGCCGGTTCGGTGGCCGCTGACATCGCGGCGCTGGGGGGCATTCCGCACTGCGTCGGCATCGCGGGCGTCGACGCGGACGCCGATCTGCTACGCGCGCTGCTGCGCGGCGTCGGCGCCGATGCAGACGGCATCGAGTCCATCGCCCATCGGCCGACGACGCGGAAGACGCGCTTGATCGGTCTGGCGCAGCATCGCCACCGACAGCAACTCATACGCATCGACGACGAAAACGCGGACCCGATCGACGCTGCCGCCGCCGAGCGGCTGATGCAGACGGTCAGGAAGCTGCTCGCGAAGTGCCAGGTGGTTTGCATCGAAGACTATAACAAGGGCGTCATCACGCCGGGCTTGGCGCAGGCGGTGATCGCCGAGGCGAAGGCCCGAGGGGTGCCGGTTCTGGTCGACCCGGCGAGCACCACGGACTACAGCCGCTATGCCGGTGCGACCGTCATGACCCCCAATCGCACCGAGACGGAAAAGGTCACAGGCCTGCGGCTGCGCAACATGGACGCGGTGCTGGCCCATGCGGCGGTCATTCTGGAGAAATGCCGGACGGAGTCGGTGTGCGTGACGCTCGATGCCGATGGCGCGGCACTGATCGGGCCGGGGGGGTCGTTCGAGCACATTCCCACGAAGACGCGCGACGTCTATGACGTGACCGGCGCGGGAGATGAAGTCCTTGCGGCGATGGCCGTCGCGGTCGCCGCCGGCGCTTCGCTTCGCGAGGCGGTGAGCCTGGCCAACGTCGCCGGGGGGCTGGAAGTGGAGAGGTTCGGCTGTGTGCCCATTACCCGTGACGAGGTGATTGGCGAGATCCTCCTCGATAATCATCAACATCTTGGGAAGGTGCGAACGCTCGATCATCTCCTGCCGGAACTGGCCCGGCGCAGGTCGCGGCAGGAGCGGATCGCCTTTACCAATGGGTGCTTCGATCTGATTCACGCGGGGCACGTGGCGAACTTTCGATTCTGCAAGCAGCAGGCCGACATCCTCGTGGTGGGGCTTAACTCCGATGCGTCGGTTCGCAGCCTGAGCAAGGCCGACGATCGGCCCATCGTCGGGCAGGCCGACCGTGCCGCAGTGCTGGCAGCCCTGGCGGACATCGACTATGTGGTCATCTTTGACGAGCCGACGCCGCAGGCATTGATCGAAGCGGTGCGGCCGGACGTCCTTCTCAAGGGGCAGGACTGGAATGGCAAGACCATCGCCGGGCAGGAATTCGTCGAGCGCCACGGCGGCAAGGTGGTGCTGGTGCCGCTCGTCGAGGGTCGAAGCACCTCCGCCCTCATCGAGAAAATCCGCCGCGTCTGA
- a CDS encoding AAA family ATPase, translated as MRVIAIANQKGGCGKTTIVINLAACLAREGQRTLAVDLDPQGHCALGLLVPEEQVEVSIADVLLSEGSPDPIDLGRVTWQISSHFDLIPSKTDLSKLEQKLAGVQGREQKLARVLDAARDKYDFVLIDTPPTIGFLTQSALTAADEIMVPVDTGYFSLHGLSKQLDTIAEMKEIAGRSPTVRIVANLYDVRTKLAREILAELRKRHGGSMFAGFINFNTKLKESTSLGQPITEYDPASSGCRDFVKLARELISLEKASSASEPAAAEVVESAPATASSTATATLTSRSAPTAAVLADQKPEGQKALLDRAEALAANASKLLATTETLLGPGRRTGSPAAAETVSPHAAADRKIELIYGPRAVEHGVAFVVAAAGAHSVRIAGDFNDWNPERTPMTHLRDGAFYARLPLGPGRYQYRYVVDGHWMRDPANPRMTTNPYGDVNSVVELV; from the coding sequence ATGAGAGTCATCGCCATTGCGAACCAGAAGGGCGGTTGTGGAAAGACCACGATCGTCATTAATCTCGCCGCATGCCTCGCCCGCGAGGGACAGCGGACACTGGCCGTGGACCTTGATCCACAGGGCCACTGTGCCCTGGGTCTCCTGGTTCCAGAGGAACAGGTCGAAGTCAGCATCGCCGACGTCCTGCTCTCCGAAGGCTCGCCCGATCCCATCGACCTCGGCCGCGTCACCTGGCAGATTTCCAGCCACTTCGACCTGATCCCCTCCAAGACCGACTTATCCAAGCTCGAACAAAAGCTCGCCGGCGTACAGGGCCGCGAGCAGAAGCTGGCCCGCGTTCTCGATGCCGCCAGGGACAAGTACGACTTCGTCCTCATCGACACGCCGCCGACCATCGGCTTTCTCACGCAAAGCGCGCTGACCGCCGCCGACGAGATCATGGTCCCGGTCGACACCGGCTACTTCTCGCTGCACGGTCTCTCCAAGCAGCTCGACACCATCGCCGAAATGAAGGAGATCGCCGGTCGCAGCCCCACCGTCCGAATCGTCGCCAATCTCTACGACGTCCGGACCAAGCTCGCCCGGGAAATCCTCGCCGAGCTGCGCAAGCGCCACGGCGGATCGATGTTCGCCGGCTTCATCAACTTCAACACCAAGCTGAAGGAGAGCACCAGCCTCGGCCAGCCCATCACCGAATACGACCCCGCCTCCAGCGGCTGTCGAGACTTCGTCAAGCTGGCCCGCGAGTTGATCTCCCTCGAAAAGGCGTCGTCCGCATCCGAACCGGCCGCCGCCGAGGTCGTTGAATCGGCCCCAGCCACGGCATCGTCCACCGCGACCGCCACACTCACCTCGCGAAGCGCCCCTACCGCTGCCGTCCTGGCCGATCAGAAGCCCGAAGGTCAGAAGGCCCTGCTCGACCGCGCCGAGGCCCTCGCGGCCAACGCCAGCAAGCTGCTCGCCACCACCGAAACCCTGCTCGGACCGGGCCGGCGAACCGGATCCCCCGCCGCCGCCGAGACCGTCTCACCGCACGCGGCGGCCGATCGAAAGATCGAGCTGATCTATGGACCCCGCGCCGTCGAGCACGGCGTCGCCTTTGTGGTCGCCGCCGCCGGCGCACACTCGGTTCGCATCGCCGGCGACTTCAACGACTGGAATCCCGAGCGAACGCCGATGACCCATCTGCGCGACGGCGCCTTCTACGCGAGACTCCCCTTGGGCCCGGGCCGCTATCAATATCGCTACGTGGTGGACGGCCACTGGATGCGCGACCCGGCGAATCCTCGCATGACCACGAATCCCTATGGTGATGTCAACAGCGTCGTCGAACTGGTCTGA
- a CDS encoding ABC transporter permease, with translation MCILDDQASIPLSPLAFLRHVSHYLGGFSIFSWHAFVGTLRELHRPQLWRLLMPQLFEVGYRSLSVILITGAFVGMVLAVQAIEQFRAVGLEERMGAVVNISVVRELGPVLAGIMLAGRVGGALTAELGTMKVTEQIDAMRSMGVDPVRYLVVPRVLACFLLTPILTIYANMTGSVGGWFISVIQRGVDNGPYWDYTRMSVGNFDLFSGILKSFFFGAALGLISCYKGFYCRAGAEGVGRACTEAFVTSFMAILTMDYFLAEALQSISIKLYGFRTFL, from the coding sequence ATCTGCATCTTGGACGATCAGGCTTCCATTCCGCTTTCCCCGCTGGCATTCCTGCGACACGTCTCGCATTATCTGGGTGGTTTTTCGATTTTTTCCTGGCATGCCTTCGTCGGCACCCTGCGGGAACTGCACCGGCCGCAGCTCTGGCGGCTGCTCATGCCCCAGCTTTTCGAAGTCGGCTACCGATCGCTCTCCGTCATCCTGATCACCGGCGCTTTCGTCGGCATGGTGCTCGCCGTCCAGGCCATCGAGCAATTTCGAGCCGTCGGCCTTGAGGAGCGAATGGGCGCGGTGGTCAACATTTCCGTCGTGCGTGAGCTGGGGCCGGTCCTCGCCGGGATCATGCTGGCCGGACGCGTCGGCGGCGCCCTCACCGCCGAACTCGGCACCATGAAAGTCACCGAGCAAATCGACGCGATGCGGAGCATGGGCGTCGATCCTGTCCGCTATCTGGTCGTGCCTCGCGTCCTGGCCTGCTTCCTGCTGACGCCGATCCTCACCATTTATGCCAACATGACCGGTTCCGTGGGCGGCTGGTTCATTTCCGTCATTCAACGCGGCGTTGATAACGGCCCCTATTGGGACTACACGCGCATGTCCGTGGGAAATTTCGATCTGTTCTCCGGCATCCTCAAGTCGTTCTTCTTCGGCGCCGCCCTGGGACTCATCAGTTGCTATAAGGGCTTCTACTGTCGGGCGGGGGCGGAGGGAGTGGGCCGCGCCTGCACCGAGGCCTTCGTGACTTCGTTCATGGCCATTCTGACGATGGACTATTTCCTCGCCGAGGCCCTTCAATCGATAAGCATCAAGCTCTACGGATTCCGCACTTTTCTCTAA
- a CDS encoding ABC transporter ATP-binding protein produces MIELRGVSKRFGSLIVLDGLDLSVRRGQTTVIIGESGTGKSVLLKHMVVLMKPDSGEVYFHGRRVDNLGEDQLVAVRKRFGLLFQMGALFDSMTVGENVAFPLAQHTQLSPQQLQDAVAQKLRMVGLDGLQNRKPGEVSGGQKKRVALARAIALNPEVVLYDEPTTGLDPVRSDVINEMILKLKREMHVTGVVVTHDMACVYKVADRIVMLGKGKIIADGTAEYFKETDDPRVRRFVDGRANPEDLAALDA; encoded by the coding sequence CTGATCGAGCTTCGCGGCGTGTCCAAGCGCTTCGGATCCCTGATCGTGCTTGACGGCCTCGATCTGTCGGTCCGCCGGGGACAGACCACCGTGATCATCGGCGAGTCCGGCACGGGTAAAAGCGTCCTGCTCAAGCACATGGTCGTCCTCATGAAACCCGACTCCGGAGAGGTCTATTTCCACGGCCGCCGTGTAGACAACCTCGGGGAAGATCAGTTGGTCGCGGTTCGCAAGCGATTCGGGCTGCTTTTCCAGATGGGCGCCTTGTTCGACTCGATGACCGTGGGCGAAAACGTCGCCTTTCCCCTCGCCCAGCACACTCAGCTTTCGCCACAGCAACTTCAGGACGCCGTGGCTCAGAAGCTCCGCATGGTCGGTCTCGACGGCCTTCAGAATCGAAAGCCCGGTGAAGTGTCGGGCGGCCAGAAAAAACGCGTCGCCCTCGCCCGGGCGATCGCCCTTAATCCCGAGGTCGTACTTTACGATGAACCGACGACCGGACTCGATCCTGTGCGATCGGACGTGATCAACGAGATGATCCTCAAGTTGAAACGCGAGATGCACGTGACCGGCGTCGTCGTGACCCACGACATGGCCTGTGTATACAAGGTCGCCGATCGAATTGTGATGTTGGGCAAGGGCAAGATCATCGCCGATGGCACGGCGGAGTATTTCAAGGAAACCGACGATCCACGCGTACGGCGGTTCGTCGACGGCCGTGCAAATCCCGAGGACCTGGCCGCGCTGGATGCCTAG
- a CDS encoding site-2 protease family protein: protein MLRGEELKRRNVEASKRRNGETSKGRNVEMKAEAHRFALPCLRAAMGSWVRGSRGARMTLFAVSTPLLLMAVGAMPEWASTAWSYILLILGFSLVIFVHELGHFVAAKWAGVRVERFAIGFGKELLGFTRGETRYSFNVLPFGGYVKMLGQEDFVVDKSGELKVKENPDSFTNKSIGQRMVIISAGVIMNLIFAAVAFGIVVMVGRPQWPSVVGTVLPGSPAAGAGLQTGDRITAVNDKEVKSFGELSAAIMLSDQGEELVLDVLRDGKPVTPKPTVLPAFNENQETRQIGVSPGMNLRAWLPSLRGGSEPGPNELHQADELYAVVENGVARPCKDLGEFRRVIVGARGAPVELIVNRPDEPEKLSMQDLLKSDLKVESKPVHITARALWTVVPENPAELGTGSLLGFVPRVRVLHPDENKSFALAGVRQGDVIAKLGSQAYPDYATVKKTIEAGAGEQIALEVSRPYDANGELSAAIVRFCVAHREAFIAAALTSVSEAAGLIESKAAEAGLSQADREKLAQHVASMKTSDAMRKWLESVDIHKLDPLVPKAPFSLFGSGSPPTIDATLAPMDDEHLIVAAVVNRADGRPTPAKAAGIPAGAALVSCDGKPLSSWSELSRIFEDSAGKTVELTYRVVDEIKTAKFNVPMCVTAALDIPPGARIVKIDGKSSFAIKGADGESHELALPDWRAIRAAFSGMVGRTVSVEYVTREGAGVQGEYAVAEDNIDPWLQRVFYTEPFICYQLVERNRVTNPIAAVGIGFQQAYDATLQTVLALKHMIFTRQVGLSKVSGPVGMIRHGGAIAQSGAVDLLWYLALISANLAVINFLPMPIVDGGLFLFLVLEKIRGEPVSIKTQVATQLVGIALIATVFILVTYQDIKNWITGA, encoded by the coding sequence ATGTTGCGCGGCGAAGAGTTGAAACGTCGAAACGTCGAAGCGTCGAAACGGCGAAACGGCGAAACGTCGAAAGGTCGAAACGTCGAAATGAAGGCCGAAGCGCATCGCTTTGCCCTTCCGTGCCTGCGCGCCGCGATGGGATCGTGGGTACGGGGTTCGCGCGGGGCGCGGATGACTCTCTTTGCCGTGAGTACGCCGCTTCTGCTGATGGCGGTGGGGGCGATGCCGGAGTGGGCTTCGACGGCTTGGTCTTACATTCTGCTGATTCTCGGATTCTCGCTGGTCATCTTTGTACACGAGCTGGGTCATTTCGTGGCGGCCAAGTGGGCCGGTGTTCGTGTCGAGCGGTTTGCCATCGGCTTCGGCAAGGAGCTGCTTGGTTTTACGCGGGGCGAGACTCGCTATTCGTTTAATGTTCTGCCGTTCGGCGGGTATGTGAAGATGCTCGGTCAGGAGGACTTCGTCGTCGACAAGTCCGGCGAGCTGAAGGTGAAGGAGAATCCCGACTCGTTCACCAACAAATCAATCGGCCAGCGGATGGTCATCATCTCCGCCGGCGTCATCATGAACCTCATCTTCGCCGCTGTCGCGTTCGGCATCGTCGTCATGGTCGGCAGGCCCCAGTGGCCCTCCGTGGTCGGCACGGTGCTTCCCGGTTCGCCCGCGGCCGGGGCCGGTCTGCAAACCGGCGATCGGATTACCGCGGTCAACGACAAGGAAGTGAAGAGCTTCGGCGAACTCAGCGCGGCGATCATGCTCTCCGATCAGGGCGAGGAGCTCGTGCTCGATGTGCTTCGCGACGGTAAGCCCGTTACGCCGAAGCCGACGGTTCTTCCCGCTTTCAATGAGAATCAGGAGACGCGGCAGATCGGCGTCAGTCCGGGCATGAATCTGCGCGCGTGGCTGCCGTCGCTGCGCGGCGGTTCCGAGCCGGGCCCAAATGAACTTCATCAGGCGGACGAACTATATGCCGTGGTTGAAAACGGCGTGGCGCGGCCGTGCAAGGACCTCGGCGAGTTTCGCAGGGTGATCGTCGGCGCGCGGGGCGCGCCGGTCGAGCTGATCGTCAACCGGCCCGACGAGCCGGAGAAGCTCTCGATGCAGGACCTGCTGAAAAGCGACCTGAAGGTCGAGAGCAAGCCCGTGCATATCACCGCCCGGGCGCTGTGGACCGTGGTGCCGGAGAATCCCGCCGAACTGGGGACCGGGTCGCTGCTGGGCTTTGTCCCGCGCGTGCGCGTGCTGCATCCGGATGAGAACAAGTCGTTTGCGCTGGCCGGCGTTCGTCAGGGTGACGTGATCGCCAAGCTGGGATCGCAGGCCTATCCCGATTATGCCACGGTGAAGAAGACGATTGAGGCCGGCGCGGGCGAGCAAATCGCGCTGGAGGTTTCGCGACCGTATGACGCCAACGGCGAGCTCAGCGCGGCGATTGTTCGATTCTGCGTGGCTCATCGTGAGGCGTTTATCGCCGCGGCGCTGACGTCGGTGTCCGAGGCGGCCGGGCTCATCGAGTCCAAGGCGGCTGAGGCAGGTCTTAGCCAGGCCGATCGCGAGAAGCTCGCACAGCACGTCGCCTCGATGAAGACTTCCGACGCGATGCGCAAGTGGCTCGAATCCGTGGATATCCACAAGCTCGATCCGCTGGTGCCCAAGGCGCCGTTCTCGCTGTTCGGCAGCGGGTCGCCGCCGACGATTGACGCGACGCTGGCGCCGATGGATGACGAGCATCTGATCGTCGCCGCGGTCGTGAATCGGGCGGACGGTCGACCGACGCCTGCGAAGGCCGCGGGCATTCCCGCCGGCGCGGCGCTTGTCTCGTGCGACGGCAAGCCGCTGTCGAGTTGGAGCGAGCTGTCGCGCATCTTTGAAGACTCGGCCGGCAAGACGGTGGAGCTGACCTACCGCGTGGTGGACGAGATCAAGACGGCGAAGTTCAACGTGCCGATGTGCGTGACGGCCGCGCTGGACATTCCGCCGGGCGCACGGATCGTGAAGATCGACGGGAAGTCGTCATTCGCCATCAAGGGGGCCGACGGTGAGTCGCACGAACTGGCGCTGCCGGATTGGCGGGCCATTCGCGCCGCATTTTCCGGGATGGTCGGGCGCACCGTTTCGGTTGAGTATGTGACGCGCGAGGGGGCCGGCGTGCAGGGGGAATACGCCGTCGCCGAGGACAACATCGATCCGTGGCTGCAGCGTGTCTTCTACACCGAGCCGTTTATCTGTTATCAACTGGTCGAGCGGAACCGGGTGACAAACCCCATCGCCGCGGTCGGCATTGGATTTCAGCAGGCGTACGACGCGACACTGCAGACGGTTTTGGCGCTGAAGCACATGATCTTCACGCGGCAGGTGGGGCTGAGCAAAGTCAGCGGGCCGGTGGGGATGATTCGCCACGGCGGGGCGATCGCTCAGAGCGGGGCGGTCGATTTGTTGTGGTACCTGGCGCTGATCTCGGCGAACCTCGCGGTGATCAACTTCCTGCCGATGCCGATCGTGGACGGCGGGCTGTTTCTGTTTCTGGTGCTGGAGAAGATTCGCGGCGAGCCGGTGAGCATCAAGACGCAAGTGGCCACGCAGCTTGTGGGCATCGCCCTGATCGCCACGGTGTTCATCCTGGTGACTTACCAGGACATCAAGAACTGGATCACCGGGGCCTGA